ATTATATATTGCATATCAACAAAAGAATCACCATATAGTTGGTTGTGTTTAACTATTGTTTTAATATCTGATTTAATAACGTTAATTGTATTTAGTATTCTTGCTACTACTTGTATTTTTTTAAAAGATAATATATTAATTAAAAAAAATATTATTTATTCTAAACAAATTTTACTTAATAAAGAAACAAAAATAATTGAAAAATTTGATAAAACAGTTATTAAATATAGAAAAAAAACTATTGCAATTAATTATAGATATCTAACTGGAAATATAAATAATTTAATGAATAATGTTAAAACAATAATTAATGAATAAATGGTTTTTACAAAATTTATTTGTTTTAAAAAAATGTATATTACATTTTTAAAATATAGTACACATTTATTATGTACCAGGTATAGCTTTAATCTTAGTTATGAAAGTCCAATCAAAGATGTTTCTATAATTGACAATAAAACTTAAGCTGTTAAGAGTAATCCTATAGATAAAGGAAGATCTATAGCAATGTATTTGAATTTATAAATAAAAATTTGATGAAACTAAATGACAAGTGGATAAAGGATATATCTATGATGAAGAGACAAGATTATATTATTTAAAAACAAGATATTATGATCCAAAAAGTATCAATGGATTAAATCTCTATGTCTATTGTGGAAATGATCTTATAAATATTGTTGATCATGATAGATGTTTTCCTGTGTTAGCTATAATATTATGTGGTATAGCATTAGCAGGTATGGGATTAACAATTGGTGGCGTTGCTAGTGATAATAATATCTTAACTGCTGTTGGTTTAGGAATGGTTGGATTCACTGCATTAGTCAGTGGTTGTATTGCTATCGCTGGAGCTATTCTTACAAGTGTCATTGGTGGAATTACTGCAACTGCTGGATTAGGCTCATTAGGATTTATGAGTGCAGAAATTCAAGAAACAACAGGAAATGGCAATTGGATTATAGATACAACTGGAATGAGTGATGGACTTTATAATACGTTATTATTATTATTATTATCTATGGCTGTAATTGCAACTTTGGGAACTGCTGCTTCCTCTGTATCAAGTGCGTTTAATATTAAATCTATTAATGGTTTTGGTAAATATGGAGATTATTATGGTATGCGTTTCCAAACATGAACAGGAAAAACAAGAGTTTTATCATTCCATACTCATGGTCATAAAGTGGCTAAAGGTATTAAAAGTATTGGAGAATGGCTTTGGCAACTTCAAAAGTGTAATACAAATAGCAATAGAACATCGGAAACTATTGCAAAATGGATAAGGAGGAGCTTAAAAAGAATATAGAAGAAAAATAACTTATGAATGAAAATTTACTTAAATTATTATCATTATACTGCAATAATGAAATAGAAAATTTAAAAATTAGCGAATTATATATTAAGTTACAAAACTTAGTTGTTGAGTTAAATTATAATCTTACTTGTGAATGGGGAAAAGAATTTGCTAATAAAAAATCAGGAAACTTATATTTAAGCATAACAATATTAAACGATAAAAATGAAATTGTTGAAGTATTTGATGAAGGTTTTTTAACAATATCTACATTATTAGTTTGTGTGGATAAAAAGAATAGATATAAATTTTTTTCTTGAAGAGATGAGGAATTTATTGAAGATTTAAATTGGCTTATTAAAGAATTAGAAAATATAAAAAATGAATAAGTATTGTACTTATATTCTTATATCTTATAAAAAAAGATAGCTTTCGCTATCTAATTTCATTTAAATAATTTAATAAGTCGAAGAATGTTCCATGTGGAATAGTTGAAATATCGATGTTTGTTTTATTGATTATATTTCTTGTTATTAGAAAAAATGGAATGTTGATTTTTGTGGCACTATAATCTTCATTGCAATCGTTTCCAACCATTAAACATTCTTCTGGTTTTAGGCCTAATTTCTCAATTATTTCTTGGAAATATAGTGGATTAGGTTTACAAAATCTTGAATTTTCATATGTGGAAATATATTCAAAATCTTCATTATTTAAACCGGTCCAGGAAAGCCGGTTGTAGGTGCAAACGCGAGGAAAGACAGGATTTGTCGCTAGAATTGTTCTTAATCCCATATTTTTAATTTCTTTTATAGCAAATTTTGCCTCGGGATCATAACTACAAGATTTTTTGACTTCATTGAATTCATTTTCATAGAAGCTATCGAAAAGCTTTTTTTCATTGTCGAGATCTTTATAATCTTTTTTGAATAAATCCCAAAAAACTTCTTCGTTAGTTTTTTTTCCATCGTTTTCTATCATTGCTTTGGTACCTTCCCAAAGATTTTTCGTTAATTTTTTTCCATCGTAACCAAGTGGAACAAATTTTTTTAATATTTCAGTAAAATAGGCATTGACAAAAGTATCTTGATCCATCGGGAGCAAAGTCCCATCTAAATCGAATAATATAGCTTTCAACATAATAAACCTTAATTCAGATGTTCGTTAACAGCTAAGCAACATCCGATGCTATTAGGACCAGTGTGGCAAGAAACGCTTAATGACAAAGGGTCACAGAAATGGAATACTAATTTAGGAAAACGATTAAGAACTTGTTCTTTTAAAATATCTGAGTAACCTTTATTTTTAGAATAGGCAATGGAAAAAACTAATTGTCCTTTTTCGTAATAATCTTTATATTCTCCATTTATATATTCATCAAAAGCTTCGAAAATTTTACCTAGGGCTTGTTTTTCAGAACGGCATTTAGCATAGGTATCAAATTTGTCTCCAGTTGTAACAAGCAAAGGTCTGATTTTTAAAATGTCACCGATAAGAGCGACAGCGGGAGTGACACGTCCACCTTGTTTTAAATATTTAAGTTTTTCAACTAAAAGGAAAATTATAGAATGGAAGGCACTATCGGTAAGATATTTTTCAATTTCGTCGATATTTTTTCCTTCTTTAACCATTTGCAAAGCTTCGAGTACACTTTCTTTTTGAGAAATGGAAATGCGATGATTATCGATAACACGAACGCGACCATTGAAATCTTGGGCGAGCATTTTGCTAGAAGCGCAAGAAGCAGATAAACCGCTGCTCATAGGAATATATAAAATATAATCATAATTTTTTAAATGGTTTGTCCACATTTCTTCAAGGCATCCGAGCGAAGGTTGAGATGTGTTTATTTTAGTGTTATCTTCAAGATGTTTATAAAAATCTTCTTGGCTTAAAGAAATATCTTCAAAGTATTCTTGGTCATTTATCATAAATGGCATTGGAACAATTTCAATACCATATTTTTCTTTTTCTTTTTGGGTAATACCGGAGTTCGAATCAGTCATTACTAGAATTTTTTCCATATTTTACTCCTATTGTGATAATATATTTACGTTGTTTACAAATGTAAGCAAGCATAAATATAGCATAATTTTATTTTTAAGAAAAGATAAAATTCTACTTTTTAGACATAAAAGGATGTTTTGTAATGAACGTAAAAAACACTGAAGGACTTATTAAACATGCAAGAGATTTATCGAATTTAACAGTGAGTTCTATAAAAGGGGCGATGCTCATCCTGCTTAATTCGATGAATTATGACAAAATAAAGATTACAACAATATGTGAAAAAGCTGGGGTTTCTCGTATGGCTTTTTATAATAATTTTAAGTCGATAGATGATTTGATAACTTCTTTAATCTGTGATTTGAATGATGAGATGACAGAGAAAATAGGTAGTCCTTTTCGCAAAACGACAACAGTTTTGTGGTATGAAAATGTTTTGAAGATAATTCAGGGCCATGAGGATTTATTGAAGGCGTTGCTCGGCGCGGATTTGTTTGAAAAATATTTAGTGTTGATCAATTCATTTGCTTTACATCGGCAGAATGAATTTACAGAAGAAGAAAAATTTATGAGGCTAGCATGGGCTGGAGCTTTTATTAATATTGTTAGAAATTGGGTAGAAAATGATTTTTCTACTCCGATATCAGAACTAGCTTTATATATGTCGAAGACATTAATTGTTAAAATCTAATAACTTTAAAATTTAACTTTTGGTAGTATTTATGATACAAATAAATATGAGGATTTAATTTTATGATAAAAAAGGATGATAATTGCTATATTGTTGATGATGAAGAGTATTTTTCTTTTTTAAAGAAAAGAAAAACATTGACAAAAGTTATTAAAAAAAGTGAAGTAAAGAATATTCTTTTTGGCGAAGTGGATTATAAAGCCTATATTTCTGTTGCAAAAAAATACAATATTTCATATGATCTTGCAAAAATTTATGTTGATAATGCTTTGTTTTTAAAAGAAAATATCGACTTAGTTAGTGCTCCTAATTCCGTGAAAATATTATGTGAAATAAAAGAATTTTTAACTTCTCAAAACATGATATATTTTTCTTCTAGAATTAATATCTTAAAAAAAGGAATAGTTTTATATGGCAATCCTTGTGATTTTATCGATATTATCCCTGTTTTAAATGATAAAAAAATCCCATTTACTGAAGAGTATCGCCAAATGGAAGAAAAGGATATCGATGTTAAGTTTTATAGCGATAGACCAGTTGAAGTTGTTGATACTTTACAATATTTTTTAAATACTTTAAAAGATGAAAAGGATTATCATAATATTGAAATTATCGCTCCTTTAAAATATCAAAAGCTTTTGAAAGAATGTTTTCATTATATCGGGGTACCTTTTATTGAAAATAAATCTTCTTTAAAAGAAACTGATATAGCTAATATCTATCTTTCTTATTTAAAAAAAGATGAAGAAATACCTGAAGAAGTAAAAAATTATGATGAAACTGATTCACCATATGTAAAAGAACAAAAAAATATATTGAATGAAATGATTTCAAATTTAAAAGTTATTTTTCCAAATGAAGAGGATAAAAAAATTAAATTGGAATATTTTATTTCACAATTAGAAAATACAAAATTATCTAATATTGAAGAAGGAATTGAAATAAAAAATGCACCATCTTTTACCGAAGGAAAAACGCTTTTTATATTAGGATTTTCTGAAAATATTATTCCTGCGGTTAAAGATAGTTCATATTTAAGCGATGAATTAAAAAAGAAATATTCTTATGACATAAAAACATATGAACAAAATGAAATTTCTGAAAAACATTTAAAAGAGAGAATATTTTTGGCTAAAGAAGTTTATTTATCTAATTATATTGAAGATTTTGAAGATTTATCTAATGTAGAAGATAAGATAAAAAATGCTTTTCCACGAGATGAAAAATTTCATAATATCTTTGAAAGTGAATTAAAAAAATATATTTCAAATAGCGCTAAAAATTGCTCACAGCAAAAATATTTTAATCTCAAAGAAAAAAGATTGAACAAAGAATTGGATAAATTTTTATATGCTAATTTTGAATTGAAAAAAAGACTTTTTGGCAATGAATCTAATATAGAAAGATATTTTAAAAATAAATTTGATAAAGAACTGGATCTTAAATCTATTGATTCTTTTGATAATTCTTATAAAAAAATTGCCAAGAAATGTCACTTAAAGGAGATATCATATTCCAAAATATCAACTTATTTTGAATGTCCTTTTAAATATTATTGTAAAAATATCTTAAAGATTGATAAAAATGAAGATCGACTTTCTACTGATTTTGGTACTATTGTCCACGAAGCCATAAGAAGATATTCTCTTAAAGAAATAAATAGTATTGCTGATGGGTTGGTAATTGGTCCTGATAAGAATTATTCGTCCAAAGAATTATATTATCTTAATAAAATGATAGAAAACTTCAAAGAAAAAATACCTTCGTTAGAAGAATTTTTAAATAGTTTAGATAATTTCAAAATTAAGGTTGAAGATGAAAAAAAAGTACAGCTAAATCAAGATTTAAAATATGTAGCAAAATTTGACCTTGTCGCCTATGATGATGATAAATATGTTATTTTTGATTATAAAACTGGTCAAGATTCTTTTTCGTTGCCTTTAGTTGAAGAAAATTTCAATATGCAATTGCCTTTATATTTATTATCTTGCAGTAAATTATATAAAGATAAAAAAGCGGTAGGAGCATATTTAGTTTTATTAGGAAAAGATAAATCTGCTGCTATTTCCTTCGATGGTGTTTCTGTTGGAGAAAATGAAGTTCAATTAGTTCTTGATGACTATTTTAAGAAACTCAGAAAACCAAAAGAATTTTCAAACATTATCGATAAAAATGATTATTCGGCCTGGCTTGAAAAAGTAGAAAATGAATTGATTGAAGCGGTAAAAAATATTGAAGATTATAACTTTGATATAAAGCCGAAAGTAGTGAAATTTAATACTACTGAAAAAGAAAATTCTTGTTCATATTGTTCTTTTGAAAATTGTTGTATGGTTAAAAGAGAGCAGAAGAAGTTTATTATCAAGAGATTTAAAAAGGAAGAAAAACAAGATGAAGAATAATATGTTGCCATTAAATGAAAATTATATCCAAAGAATAAAAAGCAAATATAATGATGAACAACAAGAAGCGATATTTGTCGATAAAGTTTCGGCTTTAGTTTCAGCTGGCGCTGGAAGTGGAAAGACAGCGGTACTTTCGGAAAGAACTATTGCATTATTAAAAGCAGGTTTTGATATTTCGCGAATTTTGATTTTAACATTCACTGATAATGCGGCACAAAATATGAAAATTCGCATAAAAGCTAAAATCAGTGAAGATAAAGATGGCGATATAAAAGAAGCAGAAAAATATGTCAGTGGTGCTGATATCATGACTTTTGATTCCTTCAATCGCAAATTAGCGATTAAATATGGTTCTTATCTCGGATTAGAAAGCGGATATGAAATCATTAATGATTCGGCTTTAAATGTAATTAAGTTCAATTATATCAAATCCTTTTTGGATGAAAAAATAGAGCAAAAAGATCCAGATATTCTCTTTGTTTTAGATAGATTTACAAATAAGGATTATAAACCTATTGTTACTTTAATCTCGGAAATTTATGAAAAAATTGATCTTTTAGTCGATCCAGAAAAAGAATTAGAAAAATTTATCGCTGAACCTATATACAAAAATATAGATGAAGTATATCAATATCATTTTGATAATATCATGAGATATTTAAATGAATATTATAAAGAAATGCACGCTCTTTTTAATAATGATGAGAAAATGTTAAAAAAGATTGAAGATTTTAAAAATGCATATTCAAGGGCAAATGATTATTCTGAATTGAAAATCATCAGTCAAACCCTTAAAGCGATAAATAAGCCGAGAGGAATAGATGATCTAACTTATGCTGAATTTCAAGCGATAAAAAAACGTTCCTTCGAAAAATATAAAGATTTGATAGGAATTATTGATAAAGATCAATTTATTAAAATCGAAGAAAATTATAAAGGGTTTTATATCAAAATATTCAATTTTGTAAAAGATTTATTTAATTATCTTAATAGGTATAAAGAGGAACAAAGAAAGTTTACTTTCCAGGATATTTCACATAAAATACTTCATCTTTTGAAGACTAATGAAGAAATTAGATTGGAATTAAAAAATCATTATCAGGAAATTATGGTTGATGAGTATCAAGATAATTCTGATATTCAGGAAGAGATGATCGATCTTTTGGAAAATGATAATCTATTTTTAGTTGGTGATATTAAACAATCAATTTATCGTTTTAGAAATGCGAATCCAAAATTATTTTCAACTAGATACAATGATTATAAAGAAGGAAGAAGAAAAGGCATAGTAATCGACATGAACAAAAATTATCGTTCATCTCCTGCAGTGATTAATGATGTCAATTATCTTTTCGCAAGAATAATGAGCCAAAATTTTGGTGGAATAGAATATGATGATAAGCAAAAGATGAGTTCAGAGAATGCGATGTATAAAGGTAAAACTTATTATAATGAGTTAAAAGTTGTTTCTGATAACGGAGATAGACCACTAGAGACAGAACTTAATGCTATAGCTGATGATATAAAAAAGAAGATTTCGACCGGAATATATGATTATAAAGACTTCGCTATCATTTTAGATCGCTCAACTGAATTTGATGATATCATTGAAATCATGACTAAAAATGGGATTCCTGTTGCAGCAAATTATAATGGAAATTTATTGGATAAGGTTATTTCAAATCTTCTTATAGATATAGTTAAAATTCTTGCTTGTTTTAGCAATAATGATTTTTGGAGTGCTGATTTCAAAAATTCTTTTGTTGCAATTTCTAGAAGCTATATCATTGGATTAAGCGATGAAGAAATTGAAAATTATATTTCAACCAATAGTCAGCATCAGACACCATGGGTTGTTGATTTATTTGGTTTATATTCAGAAATGAGAGGAAGAACAACATATGAAATTTTTGAAGCTTCCTTATCTCAACTAAATGTATTAAATTCGATTTTGAAAGATGAGAACTATAGTGTTGACTTAGTTATCCTAGAAAAAATTGAAGACTATATTAAAGAACTTTCTTCATTGAATTATGGCTTTAATGATATTATTGACTATTTTGAAGATATAAAAGAAAATAACATTTCTTCTAAAGGAAAGTTTCTCAGCGAAAAAACAAATGCTGTCACATTAATAAACACTTTCCTTTCTAAAGGTCTTGAATATCGGCATTGTTATTTTCCTTATCTTTATAAGGAGTATAATGAAAAAGAAACAGTATCGGCTTTAATATTTTCAACAAAATATGGAATAATGCACAAATTTGCAGAAGAAGATTTTAATGTAGATAAGTTTAACAGTGATAATTATTTAAACCCTATAAAAGAACTGGATAAAATAGATTCATTGAATCAAGGTCGTCAAGAAAAGGTACGTTTGCTATATGTTGCTTTGACCCGACCTAAAGAATCTTTTACTATTGTCAGATTTATAAAAAATAAGAAAAATGATGAAGCACCAAAAAGTATAGATCAAATAAAATGTCTTGAAGGTCTTTTGGATTATTCTGGATTTTTTGAATATATGGGTAGAAGAAAAGCTAACACTGAAATTGTTGAAAATAAAAAAGAAAAACTATTTGAAAATATAGATTATCATTTTTCTTATGAAGAACTTTCAGAAAAAGAGATTGAGGAAATCTTTAGCAAAAAGAAAGATATTTATATAACTGCATCATCTTCTTCAGTTCATTCTGATACTGGCGTTTTATTAAAAGGAACTAAGTTGCATGAAATGTTTGAAAATATTGATTTAAAAAATCCACAACTTGATAAAAATGAAGAAAATTATATATTTATTTCTAAATTTTTAAATTGTGGATTATTGGATGATATCAAAGATGCAGATGTTTATCAGGAATTCGCTTTTGTTGATAACGAAAATAATACGACAGGTATTATCGATTTGCTCCTTGTTTATCAAGATAAAATTAAGATAATTGATTATAAAACAAAGAATTTAGATGATCCTCATTATATTGAACAGCTGCATACTTATAGAAATGCTATCAGACAATATTTTGGTGAAAATATTGCGATTGAAACTTATTTATATTCGATAATTGATGGAGTTTATAAAAGCATTTGATTAAAGGTATTTGTTGATAATAATTTCGCCGCTTATTTTAGAGCTGTTGATATTTTTATCTTTTACTCTGGCGGTTTCTATTTTTATATTACCAGAAATTGTACTGAGTTTAACTTCATCAGCAGAGATATTGGTTATTTCATAGTTTCCTGAAATTGTATTTAAGTATATTCCTTTTGATTCGATATTTTCGATTTCCATTTTTCCTGAGACTGTGGAAAGAAAGATGTCTTCTTTTGATAAAAGGTTATTGGCACTAATTTTTCCGTTGACATTATCAATTCTTATATTTGTACCGAGGACATTATTTAAAGTGTAGCTTCCATTGACATTTTTAATTGATATTGTTTCGGCGTAAACTGAGTCGATATTGCATTCTGTTGCTACGGTTTGGATACTCAAACGTTTTAATTTTATATCATTTCCTATTTCTAAAGTTCCATTGTAATTGGTCTTTTTGAAAAGTGTTGTTTTTAAACGATTTTTAATTTTTATAGAATCTTCGGCAATGTCGAAATTATACATGTCCTTATATCCATCTTCATTGCAGAAAAATGAAACTCCAGGTGATTTTTTATGGATAATATGCAAGGATTTCATATTTGATAGAGAAATATCTAGAGTATATTCTTTTTTGTTACCATCGGTATTTGTTTCATCTTTTTCTATTTTTTGTTCTTCTGGTTGAATGATTTCAGGTTCTTCTTGTTTTTCCTCATGGGGTTTGTAGCGTAATGCAATGGATTCTGGTGTTCCTAATGCTTCAATGATTTCTTCATCTTTATAATCGATTTCGTAGTAGATATCAAATCTTTTTCTATAGATGTCTAATACTTCTTCAGTATTTTTAACTCCATTTTCTTTTAATTTTTCATCGAGTTTCTTTAAAAATTCTTCCTTGGTCATTTTTCTTCAATCTCCTTTAATTTTTTTTCAGCTTCTTCTATAGTGATCTCTTTCATTTTTAGTTTGCACAGAATTTCTTCTCTTGTCATACTTTGATTTTCTAAAATTGTTATTTCATCAAATCCGAGAGCGGTTATTATTTCATTCAATGTCTTTTTAACTGTTGGATAGGAGATGTTTAAATCCTTTTCAACTCCTTTGATATTTCCAGCATTTTTTAAAAATATAAGAATGAAGTCTTGTTGATCTTTATTGAGATAATCGAATTTGGAAAGATGAAATTCTCCTTGTAATTTTGTTTGACAATGGGGACAATATAACTCGCTAGCTATTAATTTTTCATTGCAGATAGGACATTGACTTATTATTTTGTTTTTCATTTCTCACCTCATTTATAGTATATGCTTATAATTAAAAAAATCAACATTAATATTAATAAAATTAATTTTTAGTTTAATAATGTTAATAAAAATATTGATTTAATTAAGTTTAATATTACAAATATTTATCTGTAACTAATTTTTCAAAAGGTGGTATGTAGTCTTCTTCTAATTCTCCAGCCATCTTTATGATACTTACTAGCTTTTCAAATTCTTCTTTGCTGATTTTTTGATTTTCAGCATAAGCTTTGATGGTTTTGTAATTTTTTAAAATAGTTTTAATTTCATCAAGACTTGATGAAAGAAAGTCTTTTTGTATAACCTTAGCGATTTCTTCATCATCGTGAGTATAGACATAGTCTATTCCTTTTTTTATTGCGCGATTAAATTTTTTAATTATATCTTGTTTATCAGTTATAGTTGAACTAAGTGCGCTATAAGCAGTGTANNNNNNNNNNNNNNNNNNNNNNNNNNNGGGAACTATTCCACTTTCTTTGCCGAGTGAACAAACTATATGACCGATTTTATTGTTGACAACAGCTGTAGCAGAAGGTTCAAATAATGCGACATAGTCGCTTTGACCAGCGGTAAAAACTCCGGCCATGACATCGAATTGAACATCGGTTCTAATATTAACTTCTGCATTTTCATCATTTTGTTTAACATCTAGTCCAGCGTTTTTTAAAACATATTCGAGAACCATTTCTGGCATTCCACCTTTTCTTCCTCCAATGATGGTCTTTCCTTTCAGTTTGTCGAAGGTGAAATCGGGGTCTTCATAACGTCCGAGCAAGAAAGATCCATCTTTTTGAGTGAGCTTAGAGAAATTATAACATAGTCTTTGGCGTTATTTTTTTCAATGTAGATGCTCGCTTCAGGACCCATCAGTCC
This region of Firmicutes bacterium CAG:345 genomic DNA includes:
- a CDS encoding uncharacterized protein (product inferred by homology to UniProt), translated to MKNKIISQCPICNEKLIASELYCPHCQTKLQGEFHLSKFDYLNKDQQDFILIFLKNAGNIKGVEKDLNISYPTVKKTLNEIITALGFDEITILENQSMTREEILCKLKMKEITIEEAEKKLKEIEEK